Within Corvus cornix cornix isolate S_Up_H32 chromosome Z, ASM73873v5, whole genome shotgun sequence, the genomic segment tgagaacTTTTTTTCAACTAGTAAGAATATTAATTGGGTTCACCATCAAAATGTGATAACATGTAAAATATCTTGTTTTGCATGTTAATGCTCCATAATTGCACAGAGCTTTTCAACTTCAAAGCTCTTTACATGAATTAAGTGGATGTCCCTGGAGGCCTTAAGAtacattttctttgccttcaaaAAGAAGATTTGCACCAGACAAAAGCTTTGTGTAAAACACAGGACAGGGCTTTGTTTTTTCCGTCTACTTACACTGCACAATGAGATAAAATATTACCACCCTTTTGCAGACAGAGAAATGGGGGGGGAAACTTAATGGGACCATCCCTGCTCATGTTAAAACTCTGTACTTTACCTCGGTAGTGATGCACTGAGCAagtgagaaacaaaatgcaACTCAGTTTTCCAGAGCCACGCCAACATacatttcaattatttctttaCTTCCCCACCAAAGACGAAGCTGCCGAAAGGCCAGTGATTACCTCCTACTGCACCACCTCACACAGAGTGAGTTTGCTCAAGCActcatgaagagaaaaaagcatttgcCAGAATTCAGTCAAAGGCTGTAATCTGGTACTCCACTTTGCTTCATCAAAAGACATTTGAAAAGTCCCAAAAGCCAGGAGAAATGGTTATTCCCCTTCATCAGATAGACTGAAATCGATCACAAATCACTATGCATTATTTTCACATTGAGCTTTCTTTTCATTGTCTTTTAAACCATGCTACAAAAAAGAAACTGCTACAGATGTTTACAACCTATGTGCTAAAGAGTGGGTATTTTTTCAGCACCCTTTGCCATTTTTGGTGAGTACAAATAAGATCATCAAGTATTCCTCTTTGTACTTACCATGTGATTTTTATGCCACTTCACTGGACACAGGGTGTAATACATTGGGTCTTTTTATTGCTCAAGTAGAAAGTGCTCATTACCTATTTACGTTTATAtataggaaaaaacaaagagtTAGTACAAGGGGCATACTTCACACTGTTGTAGTGGTTGATTTCCTCAAGATGGTCTTCTGGGGTTTTGGCGCGGTTTGCGGAGGCACAGTTGCAGGTCTCGGAGGGGGAAAGCTATTACTGGGACTTATCCCCAACCCTccattttccagaagaaatggAGGCAACGGAGGTGGTGGAGGCGGCAGAGGAGGGCACTGGTGTGGCAGCTTTCCTGCAACCCGGGCAGACTCACTGTGCAAGTGCACTTCCCTGTTTTTAATGTTATACCGAACGTCACAGTCGGGGCAGTAGCCGTGGTACTGCACTTTTTCACTGAACCGTACCCGCTCCCTTCCTCCTGGCTGGGGACACCGCTCTTTCTCAGGTCTGTGCATCAGAGGCTGCATCACAACTTTCTCCAAATTACTGTTTGGTATACAGCACATATCTCCGTTTGGGATGCGTCCGGGCCCGGCAGGCAGGCCCCCGTTCCGCAGCAGGGTGCCATTAGTCTTGACGGGGTTGGCCAAAGGAGGCAGCCTCGGAGGCTCATCACATTTGACAGGCGTCAGTCGAGGCGGAGGAGGGGGCGGGTTTGGCTTCCGCAGCACGGTGAGGATGGCGGAGGGGTGCACAGGTGGCTTGATGAGGGGCGCATTGCCCCGCACCTTAACCTTCTCCAAGCTGGAGGCtgttgtgctgctggagctgctgttaAGTGTGTCTGTTTTGGAACTGTCTGTCATCtcatcctccagctgcagatCACAAGTCAGCGTGTCAATCTGGTCAACCACCTGCACAACAGCCAGAGTGAGAACAGTGAGAAATGCATACCCCAGAGaaggcacagaaaaacaaaaccattctCCACTATCAGTTTGTCCTCTCCAGAACTGAAGCATCTAATTTTTTTGaccattatttcttttttcttgtcaaCATAacaaaataatcagaataaaaatgacaaCAATAATTATGATAGGAATGGCTAGTTTGCTAGGTCATCACCTGAATACAAGAGAAATATAACTTGAAACAGTCTAGAATGaaattccctttcttcccctccagGGTTTACTCGGTAATATCATTTTAAGTGAAGTGTAATTCTTCAATATTACACTTTGCCTTCCATTTCAGGAGGAGACAAAACTGTTCAACTTTAGCTTCTACATGACAGCTTCTGAACCCAAAACTTCTGCACAGTATCTTTTAACTCTGGCCTTTCAAACACTCTAGATTTAAATACGTGTTCTCTGTATAGGTGATTTTAGATACCTAGAATCAAAGTTTGATACACACTtttctgacaattttttaacattttttaacatttaaaagagACTCTGAGAAACAAATTCTCTCTTGCATTATATGCCTTTATGAATATTTTCCATAAGATATGAAATCCTCcaaaataatactgaaatagCATTtgctggaagaggaaaagtTGCTTGGTTTTCAGTTACAAGTATTTAAGAACTCATGcattttatttgaagttttcCTCTACCTCCCAGGATTCTGTTTTTAGATTCTACATTGTTAGAGCTTTTCTAGTCTTTAAGACTACtttttctactgattttttAAAGGACATGAAACCAATAGTGCCTTTACTTGGTAGAGAAAGTTTTTCATAGGACAATTAAAAGCCCTTcctgaaaactgcatttaagTCCGTACACAGCTGAACATTAGTTATAAGCTACATGTAACTACAACAGATACTACAGGAAGTAGCACTAGCACACATTTAAAAACTGGTCTCTGTCCTTTACAGCCTCGTAGGATGTACATAAAGTAATCAGTAGATGAAATGTTGCTTAATTAACTTTGGTGCATGAATAAAAAACCTGTGCTACTTCTTGGGGTCCTTATGGGAGACCCGTGATGTTGTGGAGGGGACACCCCAGTACCTCTGAAATTAAACTAGATGTTGCCATTGTGCCACAGAAACTTTAATTTCTACTTCTTGCTTTCAATAATTTGGTGCTGATACTACTGATTTCAAACTAAGACTACATTTAGGCATATGAGTCATATATTAACtgcaaaaaaagtgaaagtcACTACTGAAGGCAGTGACTATTTAGTTAAACCAGTCACTCACTTAGGTGTCCAGCAGTAAAAGacaaataataaaagcaaaactaccataaaatgaaaaagcactCCAGCTTTCACTGCTCATACAGTAAGCTGAGTTGAATAATacaaaattcataaaaattcaTATGCAGCAATTCACTTTAATGCTTTCCTTCTCCTAAAACCAGCAAACATGCAAATAAGCATCATTCAGAGAGCTTTCAAGAATCTTTGAAAAACCTTTACTTTTTCTCTAAAAGGCCAAAAAACTGACTCATTTATTCAGTGTTCAAAGCCCAGCTTCATGTTgcatttaaatttctattttgatattttctgcaaaaaaaagaataaagaaaaaacatactCTTAAAAGATAGACATCAAATCCCCCAAATAATaaggatttaaaataatattatagAAGTTGAAATGTATAGTTGAACTGCGGTAACTGTCAGATCCCACACATCCCCTCCAGGGTACAGCATATAAGAACTCTTGAAAATTTCAGAATAAGGGTAGGCAAACCCCATCTGTACCAAAATTCATTGCAAGAATGACAGTTTACAAATGAAAGAATTCTCATTTTCACCTTTCATTACATAAGCAAACTAAGGCAGAGAGAACTTctcagaaataaatagaaacaagaaaaagacaGTCAAGTTCTGGACAGTAAGCCTGAAATTTAAGCATCCCTCTGCAAGCTTAGTATGGATTTGTGTATATATTAGGGTCTGCCTGTATGTATCTAAATACTACTGCATCCTATCATCTTTTATTAAACTGTAACAGTTATAGAATGGATTGATGCAGCATAAACCAAAGAAATTCCTTGTCAGGCAAAGAAATAGAACAATTATTCACTGAAGAGCAAAAATTTCTCAAGAGTAACAGGAAAATCTGTTATGAACTGCCCTTCAAGTTAATGACTACAGAGTTTATCTCATGCCTTCTGGGCAAATGTGTAGTATAcatcaaaattttttttgtcacttttgcATTTGTAAAACATAAATCCAGCGTGAAATGGCTCTGACACAACAACACAGTTTATCTGTCCAGATTCATTTCCACCACAAGTTGTGATTCTGTGTagtgttcttttcttttgctttttcatccCAGAAGGTAAAACTCaaataagatgaaaaagcaACACGAGAACCCATGACTAACCCAGTGAAACTGTTGtagttaaaaagaagaaaagcatgttgagaaaaaaaccagccccTGTTTCACAATGCATCTTCTGTGTAAGTAAGAGAGagaatattaattaaaaaaaaaaaaaaaggaaaattgctcTAGTTGTGCAGAAATGCGTCCATTTTTTCAGTTCTGGAATAAAACAGCACTTGATTCACATGTACAAAGATTGGGGATACATAATTTTATAGCCTGAGGAGCTCCTTAGCCATTAACTGGATTTGAGCTCTGCAGAGATGCCGACTTCTACCCTGCTAGCAATATCCTGAGGCTTCAAGCTCTGTAGAATCTAGTGTGACACCCCTGAATGAACCAGGACATCAgtttattctttttccctttctgggTGGGTACTGGAAACAATATTAGGTGCCCAGTGGGGATAGAGTTGCATTTCTCTACCAAAATCCAAGATTACACCCTTATCAACATGCATTTGGACTCAGAAATTCTGTGCTGCAACTAACAGTATGGAGAATTAATCAGTACTATCAAGTTCAggcaaaaaggacaaaaatactATTCAACCTCAAttaaaacccaggaaaaaaaaccagaaaaccccaaaaaacccacagaagtTGCAAACAATATGCAACGCAAAGATATCTTACAGTTAACCCGATCCTCAATGTTACCAAACTCTTAtataaaattgcttaaaaatacagagctaGCATAAAGTACTGCTTTTCCACTGAGGTCAAACTGCAGTTCCTGTTTAAAGGAACTTCAGAATCTAGTCCAAGAAAAAGTCTTGTGATTATCAAAAGCAGCCTATGCTGACCTAATATTTCCATTGTTTGAGCTGTACTTGTAAGTTCTGTCTAGTTTTTACCTCCTCTGTTGAAGGCCTTTTGTGGGCAAATGTCCTAACTTGATTATACCAATAATGAAAACTCCGTATTTCTCACTGGATGCCAGGATCTCATTCCAAGAATCTAACTCTGTAATCATAAGACTAAAATATGACATAGAAAGTAACATGTACCTGTACTTCTTACTTGTATCCCTAAACGTCTCTGAAAAGCATCTCTACAATTAATCACACTTTCTTTCACTCTTTCTTTGTGTGATTGTCTTATACACATCCTAAAATACATCTATGGAGAGTTTTGCTGTCTCTTTACAATAAATGTTTCacctggtttgtttttcctcctatttAAAGGCAACAAGGTACCAATGTTTAGTGAATATATAATCCCTTGGCTGCCCTCAATCCACCACAGACAATTCTTGAGCTTTTTTTGCAACCCTtaaataaagaaggaaattgcttttcaggaaagaaattatcatACACTTAAAGATGCATAATTTTTAAGttcacagaagtaaaaaattgTAGTGCTTCCTAAGATGTCCAGGCATTTGCGCAGttcttcatgtttttcaaagtttcatatgaatttataatttttttttttttttttaattacttgcttCTCTACAGGCTAGTAGCTCTCAAAAAAGCTGCATGAACAGAATGGAactgttacagtgcagatactgcaacacgtaTATTTTGCCGAGGAACTGCGGCAATCccgggaccccagggtccttgcCCGctcagggaacacaaaccaaccaat encodes:
- the PRR16 gene encoding protein Largen; this encodes MSAQSKGTASSSSSPSEEPPAGSKAKVKEQIKIIVEDLELVLGDLKDVAKELKEVVDQIDTLTCDLQLEDEMTDSSKTDTLNSSSSSTTASSLEKVKVRGNAPLIKPPVHPSAILTVLRKPNPPPPPPRLTPVKCDEPPRLPPLANPVKTNGTLLRNGGLPAGPGRIPNGDMCCIPNSNLEKVVMQPLMHRPEKERCPQPGGRERVRFSEKVQYHGYCPDCDVRYNIKNREVHLHSESARVAGKLPHQCPPLPPPPPPLPPFLLENGGLGISPSNSFPPPRPATVPPQTAPKPQKTILRKSTTTTV